The genomic DNA GTACCATGAATGGAGGTGTATATAAATGGGTTTTATGGAATTTAGAGTGAGGTTGTTTAGTGTGATGCCTCGTCGCTGTAGCTTAAAGGATGACACCGAGCAGTATAAAACAGGAACGTACTACAGCAAATCGGTGAAGATCATTAAAAATCTATAGATTGATTTTCGTGGTCTTCCCGGAGGATACAAGTAAAAAGCACAGGGGTCGTTCCTACTCTTCATGAAGGAAGAGAGACCGTTCCTGTGCTTTGCTTTTATTCAGAACATGTATCTATCATTTAACTTACTAACATTCAGAAATAGGAGGTTTTTACATAAGCTAAGGAGTATGTGCTAACTCTTGCATGCTTTATTCTTTGTAAATCCCGTATATCCCATCCTGACTTAGTGAATTTTCTTTATTGCCGGAACCTGCCTTCTTGATCACATAATGATCGTGCAAGTTAATGAAATACTGGCCTTTCGGTAGATCATCGTTTTCTTCAAAAGCAATCATGATGGGATTGTATACTTCTTGTACCGGCTCTTTTTTTGGATCTTTCATATATAAGTTGATAGAGAACGTTAAATCATCAGGGTCAAACAGTTCTTCTTGATAGGCGTCAGTCAATTCTTCTTTTGAAGCGTCGGGATTTTTCATGTATAGATCATAAACCGGCTGAATGGCTTCATCATTGGAGGAGGCCTGGACAAAATAATAGGGAGTTTCGTAGGCATTTCCACCTACATTTTCTATCGATTCGACAGTGGTTCCAACTACCTCGCCACTCGAGTTTATAATCTCTTCGATTTGTTTATCCAATACTTTGAATTCATCTTCTTTTATATAAGCATATAGAGCGGTTCTCAACCCTTTCTCTACTTCACCTTCCAAGGTCCAGACGCTTTCTGTTTTGACTCGTTTTTCACTAAAGTCAATTGGGACAATCGCGGTGGAATAAAAATGTAGTCGTCCTTTTGATTCGAAGAAGACCGTGTAACCGCCTTGATTACCTACCAAATTGTGAACCTCTATATCCGTTTTATATTCTTTTTTAATATAATCTTTGGTTGCCTTTATTACTTCTTCTTTGTATTGATCTTCGGCTTTTTCTGCTTTCCCCCCATAAGGAAGGAAATATCCGTCTCCAGTATAGGTTAAGACACTTTCATAAAAATCGCTGGGCCGATCCTTTACACCGTCTTCGTTTTCAGTCTGTGGTGAATCGTTTGAAAGGAGGTTTAAGCATCCTCCTAAAAATAGGATGGGGGCGAGACATAATAGCGTGATTCGTTTACCTATCATTTTATTGAATTCCTCCAATCAATTAAGGGTTAGTAAAAAGCGCATATCATTCTATGATAATCTCTTCCTGCTTGGAGCCAAGGCTTCTGTTATCGATTGTTCCCTTTTCTTTTTGATTATCATTAAGGGTGATGATGTAATGTCCTTTCGGCAGTTGATTTCCGGTTTTAATCTTATCCATTATTAGACGGAAGGTCTTTTCGTCAGGTTCAGTATCTGGTTCTTTCATGAACAACTGAATGTGAATCTCGATATTCTCAGGATCGAAGTCCTCTGATTTAAATACCTCTAACAGTTCTGCTTTAGTGGAGGAAGGAGAATCTAAATATTTTTGATAAACGGGGATAAGTGCTTCATCTGAATTTAAATAATTCGTGTAGTAATAAGGAGTCATGTATCCCTGTCTACCTATGTTTTGGATCAATTCCTTCCTGATTCCCACCACATCATTTTCTTCAGCTACCTCACCCAAAAGTCCATCCAACTCACTGAATTGTTCTTCATGCATATAAGCGTATAGTGATGCCTTCATAGCGTTATCCAGAAGGTCATCATAATATTTCACTTTATCTCCCAGAACTCTCTTGTTAATCAGATCGATCGGTATCCTGACTTCTGAGAAGAAATGGATATGATCCTTTGTTTCAAAGTAAACGGTCACCCCGTCAATGTTAGTAAGAATATTGTGTACTTGGATGTCTAAGTGGAAGTTCTTCTTTATGTAATCCTTTGTTGCTTGAATGATTTCATCTCGTAATTCTTCTGTGATGTCTTCCGTTTCCTGTGCATCATACGCTTTGTAATCTTCCGCAGTGTACGTTAATACGTCCTCGTTTCGTTCTTTTCTTTCTTTCTCTAATTTCTTTTTATGCTCTTCGATTTCCTTGGGTGTTGTAGTTGAGATTGGAATACAACCATTTAGAAGAAGAGGGATTAAAACAATTAGCAATGCATGTTTTTTGTATGTCTTCAATGGATAACCCTCCATTTGTTAAGGTGTTTATCTTTCATTACTGAAAACTATTCGAAATTAATTTGCATTTTTTAGAAAAATAATAAGTGGAATTTGCTTGATAGGATAGTGTCACTTACATTAGTGTTTAAATCCTCTTATCTTTTCTAGTAGTATAGTTGAACACTTTAGATATTCATTTCATAACAAAAAATATCCACTAATATGAAAGTTAAAAAGGAAGCTCTTCAGGGGAAAGTGTAATTTTATCAAATCAGTTAAAAAAGAAAGGATATCATTAGAATAGATATCCCTTCTTCTGTTTCATTATAAATACATTTATTCAATTTAATTACATTAAGTAGTCGTAAGAAACCACATTCGAACTAACTGAATGTAATCCGTTCAATTTGTTCGCGAACGGTTTCTAGATCGGCTTTTACCTTTTGGGAAGTATCGTGAAGTGCAGTGATGGAATTGCCCTTATGTTCACTAAGTTGATAGATTATATCTTCGAAGAGCAATTCTAATTCTCCATGTAGGGAAGAAGATACTCCGTTTAAAATGTTGATCTCAGCTAGTTTAAATTGATCCAAAATTGCATTTTGAAGGAAGGGTTTAAATTCATTCACAATGTTAGGGAAACCAAAGAATACTCTAGTTAGTCCATCTCTAACTCCACCCAGTGTTCCAGTAATCTCCTCAAGCGGGGCGATTGCTGACTCAGCTATAGCATTCACTTTATTTGCAAGATTCGAGTATAGCCCCAAGAAATCCATAGGAATGGCGACTGAGTCTATTTTAGCTTTTGACTTAATTTGCAGGATTGTTGCTTCAAGGGACCCTTCTAGTGCTGAAACAATTCCTATTAGGGTTCCTACTACTGCTTGGATAACGTTATTTCCAAAAGCAGTGAGAATTGCGATGCTTTCATCGAGAATCAGATCACCTAATTTCATACCAACTAGCATATGGTCTGATTCCGTTAACGGTTCCCCGGAACTATTCAGCATCGAAGGAGCGACTGCAAGTAATGAGCCCTTATTTGTGATTGAGTCAGCCAAATTTTTATCACGCATGACCATCTCTGCCCTTACGAAATTTGTTTTAAAGTTAAACAGTTCAATATGCTTTGACACTTTCTCAATATTAAGGTTGACGATTTTGTAATGTGCGTTTAAATCATTTACAAACACATCTTCTACAACCTGTTTCCCACCGCTTAAAAGTGTGGGTATTAAGTGCTCGCTCAATTGCTTGAAACCTTGTAGTAGATCTACTATATTCTCTTTGAATTGAGAGAGCAACTCACGTGGGGGTTCAAATATATTAGCTACATTTAGGTCAATGTTGATAATATGCTCTACTAGCTCAAGCGGGGGAGAGTCCAGTACCTTATTTATGGACCTGACAAAGGATTCTGCTTTACCCAATAGGGCGATCCAAATGTCCAACTCCAATAGGATAGGAGCAGCTAAGGTACTAATGCCTTTGAACAAGGGATGACTGAAATGTGACTCAGTAATTTCTTCAATTTTATCTTGAAGTTCATTCAATCGGGCAGAGAACCTTTCTCCTTCTTGTTCTACTAGTAATTTGGACTTATTCATATAACTATCTATACTTGTATACTTACCATGAACTGACAAATCATCCCCGATCAAAGCATTTGAGAGTTTGTCAAGAGCCTCAGGGGTAATATCGATGCGCTCAGTGTTTCCGCTGTACAGCGGTTCTCCCGTCCAGATACTGCTAATGATATGGTCATCTGCTGATACATTTATTTTCTCACCTGCGACGACATAAGGTTTATTGTTCCCATAATAACCAGTATGGAATGGACCGATGTTGTTGAATTGAAGACCGGCATAAGGTGCTCCAAAAGAAATATCCCTTCGTTCTCCGGGAATTCGATCATCGAGCCCTAATGAAATCAGGCCTTTAGTCAACACATCATTACTCCCGAAATAGTTCACTATATTCGAATACTCTCTATTTGGATCCATTTTTCCTTTGGGTAATAGTGCAGGATTAAGGGTGACACATCTTATATCATCTTCTGGATGTTCTACTACTACATTGGAGGCAAGAGGACCGCCAAGAGAGTTTCCTGCCACATAGGATACTCCGCCCTCATGTTCATACCTTTCTTTCATTTCAACATAGTATTCTTCTGCAGCATCAAGTTGCTCTACGTCTAAATCACTAAGGAGTTGAGCATCGGCTTTAAGATCTTGTTTTCCATACTTTGCATCGGCTTGAGTACCTTGATAAATTACTGAGATTTCCCCTGTTTCAAGGCATTTAACTGTCATCGCATCAAGGCCACTAGGGTGGTCATATCTGGTATCTAATACCCGGAATGTTTTCCCATTTACTTCTAATGGATCATCATAAATTTGAGGATTTTGGTAAACGTGTAAGCCTGCTAATTCGACTAGATCCGGATCGGTTACCTTCTCATTAATTTTATTAGTCAAATTAATCTACCTTTCATAATCTTTTAATATAGGAGTAGAATATTTAATAGAATTCATTTTTAAGCCTGTACCTTTATTTTTTTGAACATAGTTATCATTTAAGAAGATCTCATATGTTCCTTTGGGTAAATTATTGTTTTCTTTTACAAACTCCTCAATTTTATTGAATGCATCTTGATCAGGCTCTGCTTTTTCCTTTTTCATAAAGCCTTGAATTGTAATGAAAGCATAGTTTGGATCAAATTTACTTGTGTCATATGCCTTCACAAGTTCTTCTTTAGAAGCTTTTGGGTTTTCCAGATAGAGGTCATACACAGGCTTCATTGCCATGTCAAGTTTGGTCGATGTAACATGGTAAAAAGGGGTAGAATAACCGTTACCGCCAACATTCTTTAAAGATTCAAGAGAAATGCCAACTATATCATGAGTCTTTGCTACAGATTCAATTTCTTTATCTAATTCTTTAAACGCATCCTCTTTAATGTATGCGTAAAGGGATCCACGTATGGAATTTTCAATCCTCCCCTCTAATGTCCACACATTATCTGAAAGTATTTTTTTGTCTTCAGTATCGATTGGAACAATGGCTGTAGAATAAAAATGCAAGCGGCCAGTCGTTTCAAAGAATACAGTAACACCATCCTG from Rossellomorea marisflavi includes the following:
- a CDS encoding DUF1672 family protein, coding for MIGKRITLLCLAPILFLGGCLNLLSNDSPQTENEDGVKDRPSDFYESVLTYTGDGYFLPYGGKAEKAEDQYKEEVIKATKDYIKKEYKTDIEVHNLVGNQGGYTVFFESKGRLHFYSTAIVPIDFSEKRVKTESVWTLEGEVEKGLRTALYAYIKEDEFKVLDKQIEEIINSSGEVVGTTVESIENVGGNAYETPYYFVQASSNDEAIQPVYDLYMKNPDASKEELTDAYQEELFDPDDLTFSINLYMKDPKKEPVQEVYNPIMIAFEENDDLPKGQYFINLHDHYVIKKAGSGNKENSLSQDGIYGIYKE
- a CDS encoding DUF1672 family protein; protein product: MKHKWKLFVCGISISLLLGGCFGVDSGKKSEAKKTETDQDINARPADKFESVLTYTGEGYDLPGGEENEKIAKEHKDEVVKATKDYLKKEYNIDIEVHNMVGNQDGVTVFFETTGRLHFYSTAIVPIDTEDKKILSDNVWTLEGRIENSIRGSLYAYIKEDAFKELDKEIESVAKTHDIVGISLESLKNVGGNGYSTPFYHVTSTKLDMAMKPVYDLYLENPKASKEELVKAYDTSKFDPNYAFITIQGFMKKEKAEPDQDAFNKIEEFVKENNNLPKGTYEIFLNDNYVQKNKGTGLKMNSIKYSTPILKDYER
- a CDS encoding SA1320 family protein translates to MTNKINEKVTDPDLVELAGLHVYQNPQIYDDPLEVNGKTFRVLDTRYDHPSGLDAMTVKCLETGEISVIYQGTQADAKYGKQDLKADAQLLSDLDVEQLDAAEEYYVEMKERYEHEGGVSYVAGNSLGGPLASNVVVEHPEDDIRCVTLNPALLPKGKMDPNREYSNIVNYFGSNDVLTKGLISLGLDDRIPGERRDISFGAPYAGLQFNNIGPFHTGYYGNNKPYVVAGEKINVSADDHIISSIWTGEPLYSGNTERIDITPEALDKLSNALIGDDLSVHGKYTSIDSYMNKSKLLVEQEGERFSARLNELQDKIEEITESHFSHPLFKGISTLAAPILLELDIWIALLGKAESFVRSINKVLDSPPLELVEHIINIDLNVANIFEPPRELLSQFKENIVDLLQGFKQLSEHLIPTLLSGGKQVVEDVFVNDLNAHYKIVNLNIEKVSKHIELFNFKTNFVRAEMVMRDKNLADSITNKGSLLAVAPSMLNSSGEPLTESDHMLVGMKLGDLILDESIAILTAFGNNVIQAVVGTLIGIVSALEGSLEATILQIKSKAKIDSVAIPMDFLGLYSNLANKVNAIAESAIAPLEEITGTLGGVRDGLTRVFFGFPNIVNEFKPFLQNAILDQFKLAEINILNGVSSSLHGELELLFEDIIYQLSEHKGNSITALHDTSQKVKADLETVREQIERITFS
- a CDS encoding DUF1672 family protein, with product MKTYKKHALLIVLIPLLLNGCIPISTTTPKEIEEHKKKLEKERKERNEDVLTYTAEDYKAYDAQETEDITEELRDEIIQATKDYIKKNFHLDIQVHNILTNIDGVTVYFETKDHIHFFSEVRIPIDLINKRVLGDKVKYYDDLLDNAMKASLYAYMHEEQFSELDGLLGEVAEENDVVGIRKELIQNIGRQGYMTPYYYTNYLNSDEALIPVYQKYLDSPSSTKAELLEVFKSEDFDPENIEIHIQLFMKEPDTEPDEKTFRLIMDKIKTGNQLPKGHYIITLNDNQKEKGTIDNRSLGSKQEEIIIE